Proteins co-encoded in one Nitrospirota bacterium genomic window:
- a CDS encoding efflux RND transporter periplasmic adaptor subunit: MGKMSSLKGIVLALTVMWIAGCSSEARTSQNSQTDPASQDSSPLVREDGRVRVPDASPLRKSLQLATVEEQSVERPLVVPAVVEVDPAKLIKVVPPLSGRIVQMHKRLGDAVKAGDALFTLDSADMAQAYSDAAKAQAALGMAKRNLERQQELSKAEISARKDREQAESDYSQAVSESERAKARLSLLSGALGDGNGRQYTLRSPIAGHVIELTGAQGGFWNDTNAPIMTVANLSTVWLTASVQEKDLASVFVGQAAKITFNAYDGESIKGRVHYVGEVLDPDTRTVKARIAIDNAAGRFRPGMFANVTFSGKAHHAAVVPATALVQSGFNTRVFVETSSWQFEPRIVKTGAQMGDLVEIVSGVKAGERIVVREGVLLND, encoded by the coding sequence ATGGGTAAGATGTCTTCCCTGAAGGGTATCGTACTCGCGCTCACCGTAATGTGGATTGCGGGATGCAGCAGTGAAGCGCGAACATCCCAAAACAGCCAGACCGACCCGGCATCCCAGGATAGCTCGCCACTGGTTCGTGAGGACGGTCGAGTTCGCGTTCCAGACGCCTCGCCGCTGCGTAAGTCGCTCCAGCTCGCCACTGTCGAGGAACAGTCGGTCGAACGCCCCCTCGTGGTGCCGGCGGTGGTTGAGGTAGACCCGGCCAAGCTGATCAAGGTCGTGCCGCCGTTGTCGGGAAGGATCGTACAAATGCATAAGCGTCTCGGAGATGCGGTAAAGGCCGGCGATGCGCTCTTCACCCTTGATTCAGCCGACATGGCCCAGGCCTACAGCGATGCCGCCAAGGCCCAGGCCGCCCTGGGCATGGCAAAACGGAATCTGGAGCGTCAGCAGGAACTTTCCAAAGCTGAAATCTCCGCCCGCAAGGACAGGGAGCAGGCCGAGAGCGACTACAGCCAAGCGGTCAGCGAGTCGGAGCGGGCCAAGGCGCGACTGTCCCTGTTGAGCGGCGCCCTGGGTGACGGGAACGGACGCCAGTACACACTACGCTCACCCATTGCAGGACACGTGATCGAACTGACAGGAGCGCAGGGCGGCTTCTGGAATGATACCAATGCCCCGATCATGACGGTGGCCAATCTCTCCACGGTGTGGCTCACCGCCAGCGTTCAGGAAAAAGACCTCGCATCCGTCTTTGTCGGACAAGCCGCCAAGATCACCTTCAACGCGTACGACGGGGAATCAATCAAAGGCAGGGTGCACTATGTGGGCGAAGTGCTCGACCCGGATACCCGCACCGTCAAGGCGCGCATTGCCATCGACAATGCCGCCGGACGGTTCCGGCCAGGCATGTTCGCAAATGTCACCTTCAGCGGCAAAGCCCACCACGCGGCCGTCGTTCCCGCGACAGCGCTGGTGCAGAGCGGTTTCAACACCCGCGTGTTCGTCGAAACATCTTCCTGGCAATTCGAGCCGCGTATCGTCAAGACCGGCGCACAGATGGGCGACCTTGTCGAGATCGTGTCCGGGGTGAAAGCCGGTGAGCGCATCGTGGTAAGGGAGGGAGTGCTTCTCAATGATTGA
- a CDS encoding transcriptional repressor, whose amino-acid sequence MKPAVDKLSEYLAGQGLKSTSQRDTIFNIFAKARQHLSADELYARVKKSNPGIGYATVYRTLRLLAEAGLAEECRFEDGFSRFEYKDTDTHHDHLICTRCGKIIEFENESIEALQHDVARENRFKVQSHKMEIYGLCAVCQQQKGK is encoded by the coding sequence ATGAAACCAGCCGTTGACAAATTATCTGAGTACCTTGCGGGCCAGGGGCTTAAATCCACGAGCCAGCGCGACACGATATTTAATATTTTCGCAAAGGCACGGCAGCACCTGAGCGCCGATGAACTATATGCCCGTGTGAAAAAATCAAACCCCGGCATCGGCTATGCTACGGTTTACCGTACTCTAAGGCTGCTGGCTGAAGCCGGTCTTGCCGAGGAGTGTAGGTTTGAGGACGGCTTCTCTCGCTTTGAGTATAAGGATACGGACACTCATCACGACCACCTGATTTGCACCAGATGCGGCAAGATCATTGAATTTGAGAACGAGAGTATCGAAGCGCTGCAGCACGACGTTGCGAGGGAAAACCGGTTCAAAGTACAGAGCCATAAAATGGAAATCTATGGCCTATGCGCGGTGTGCCAGCAGCAGAAAGGCAAGTAG
- a CDS encoding response regulator has translation MKNILILDDNNDILKALQLGLCACLKDCNVLTALNGEKGGEILKDTAVDLIVTDLDMPVSNGFRFIEKTRRDHPSVPVYVMAGNCLPSVRERLNALGVRRVIAKPFPFENLAAMITEELKLDKMSSIPGEAGNA, from the coding sequence ATGAAAAATATCCTCATTCTTGACGATAACAATGACATCCTGAAGGCCCTGCAGCTCGGGCTGTGCGCCTGCTTGAAGGACTGCAATGTCCTGACGGCCCTGAACGGGGAAAAAGGCGGGGAGATCCTGAAAGATACGGCCGTTGACCTGATCGTTACGGACCTCGACATGCCTGTGAGCAATGGGTTCCGTTTCATCGAGAAAACAAGGCGCGATCATCCATCGGTCCCCGTGTATGTGATGGCGGGAAACTGTCTGCCCAGCGTCAGGGAGCGCTTGAACGCGCTCGGCGTCAGGCGGGTCATTGCAAAGCCCTTTCCGTTCGAGAACCTGGCGGCCATGATCACGGAAGAACTGAAGCTGGACAAAATGTCATCCATCCCGGGAGAAGCAGGGAACGCCTGA
- a CDS encoding CusA/CzcA family heavy metal efflux RND transporter: MIERLVNLCFNRRGIVGLVFVFAALYGWYSWTQLPVEAYPDISDVSAQVITQVPGLAAEEVEQQITIPLEREIMGTPGMHVMRSNSTFGLSLITVVFKDGVEDYWSRQRLQERISGVTLPYGAQPGLDPMTSPIGEIYRYTLESKTRDLRELSELQFWKVIPRLKQASGVVDVSNFGGLTTQFLLEFDPARLTKYTISLGQITQAINANNSNAGGSIMDRGEQGFVVRGVGLINGLEDLGNIVVTQKNGVPVLIKNLGEVKLGHQERRGVLGKDDNPDAIEGITLMLKNENPSRVLEGVHEAVCDLNENILPKDVKVVPYLDRTNLVHTTVTTVGKTLLEGMILVTLVLMLFLGSPRAALIVAVTIPLSLLTSFIFMHHFNIPANLLSLGAIDFGILVDGAIVVLENILRKREEDEGRTLTARDVMTAALQVTRPMFFGMLVIITAYLPLFAFQRIEYKLFSPMAYAVGFALLGALAVALMLIPGLAYHAYHRPRRVFHNPLLEKLTPRYEALLSRILDRPRKAIAAFAITLVAVIVLGTLIGRDFLPYLDEGSIWLQVTLPPGISLEKASEMSNDLRRATREFNEVSYIVTQLGRTDDGMDPFTPSHIEAIVGLYPYNTWKSGLTKQELIEMMSVRFKKLPGVQVGFTQPISDMILDKVAGAHSELVVKVYGNDFKESRRIASDVVRVLKTVPGAQDVAIDQEPPLPQVRITVDRNAAARYGINVADIADLIGTGIGGKPIAQLFVEERHYDIGVRFASETRSDPEAIGNLVLTSMTGARIPLAQVATIRLDDGESTITREMGKRHLTVRLDLRGRDLASFLDEAKKKIDSGVKFDHSRFQITWGGQFENQQRAQARLALILPMVLALMFLLLFGEFRNLRHPALILLAVPLAALGGLIALFLRGMTLNVSSAVGFIALFGVAVLNAIIMIANLNRRKSEEGISLKDAVLNGARERLRPVLMTATVAALGLTPAALAHGLGSDVQRPLATVVVGGLVTATALTLLLLPALYFGIEQWNENADRKRSQSDAAAGSATP; the protein is encoded by the coding sequence ATGATTGAGCGTCTCGTCAATCTTTGCTTCAACCGGCGCGGCATCGTCGGGCTGGTGTTCGTCTTTGCTGCGCTTTATGGCTGGTACAGCTGGACGCAGCTCCCCGTCGAGGCCTATCCCGACATCTCCGACGTCAGCGCCCAGGTCATCACCCAGGTCCCGGGCCTTGCGGCCGAGGAAGTTGAGCAGCAGATCACGATCCCGCTCGAGCGCGAAATCATGGGCACCCCCGGCATGCACGTCATGCGTTCGAACAGCACCTTCGGGCTGTCGCTCATCACCGTCGTATTCAAGGATGGTGTCGAAGACTACTGGTCGCGCCAGCGCCTGCAGGAGCGGATCAGCGGCGTCACGCTGCCCTATGGCGCGCAGCCCGGCCTTGACCCGATGACTTCGCCGATCGGTGAGATCTACCGCTACACCCTCGAATCCAAGACACGCGACCTGCGCGAATTGTCTGAGCTTCAGTTCTGGAAAGTTATACCCCGCTTAAAGCAGGCCTCCGGCGTTGTCGACGTCTCAAATTTCGGCGGCCTTACAACTCAGTTTTTGCTTGAGTTCGATCCGGCCAGGCTGACCAAGTATACCATTTCGCTCGGTCAGATTACCCAGGCGATCAACGCGAACAACTCCAATGCAGGCGGCAGCATTATGGATCGCGGAGAGCAGGGCTTCGTAGTGCGCGGCGTGGGCCTGATCAACGGTCTGGAAGACCTTGGCAACATCGTGGTTACCCAGAAGAACGGGGTGCCGGTATTGATCAAGAACCTCGGCGAGGTCAAGCTCGGTCATCAAGAACGGCGCGGCGTTCTGGGCAAGGACGATAACCCGGACGCGATCGAGGGCATCACGTTGATGTTGAAGAACGAAAACCCCTCGCGCGTGCTGGAAGGCGTTCACGAGGCGGTCTGCGACCTGAACGAGAACATCCTGCCCAAGGATGTCAAGGTCGTGCCCTACCTCGACCGCACGAACCTGGTTCATACCACGGTCACTACGGTCGGCAAAACGCTCCTCGAAGGAATGATTCTGGTCACCCTCGTGCTGATGCTCTTTCTCGGCAGCCCGCGGGCGGCCCTGATCGTTGCCGTGACGATTCCGCTGTCGCTTTTGACCTCCTTCATCTTCATGCATCACTTCAATATCCCGGCGAACCTGCTGTCGCTGGGCGCCATCGATTTCGGCATCCTCGTGGACGGCGCCATCGTCGTGCTCGAAAACATCCTGCGGAAACGCGAAGAGGATGAAGGCCGCACACTCACCGCTCGCGATGTCATGACTGCCGCGCTGCAGGTTACCCGGCCGATGTTCTTCGGTATGCTGGTCATCATCACCGCCTACCTGCCGTTGTTCGCCTTTCAGCGGATCGAGTACAAGCTGTTCTCGCCCATGGCCTATGCGGTCGGTTTTGCGCTTCTGGGCGCGCTGGCCGTGGCGCTGATGCTGATTCCCGGGTTGGCGTACCATGCCTATCACAGGCCGCGCCGCGTTTTTCACAACCCGCTGCTTGAAAAACTGACGCCGCGATATGAAGCGCTCCTGTCCCGCATCCTGGACCGGCCCAGGAAGGCCATTGCCGCGTTCGCAATTACTCTGGTCGCGGTCATTGTTTTGGGAACTCTGATCGGCCGGGATTTCCTGCCCTATCTCGATGAGGGATCGATCTGGCTGCAGGTGACGCTGCCGCCCGGCATATCCCTTGAGAAGGCATCGGAAATGTCCAATGATCTGCGCAGGGCAACGCGGGAGTTCAATGAGGTCTCCTACATAGTCACCCAGCTCGGCCGCACCGACGACGGCATGGACCCCTTTACGCCTTCCCATATTGAAGCGATCGTCGGCCTGTATCCCTACAACACCTGGAAATCGGGGTTGACCAAGCAGGAGCTGATCGAGATGATGTCCGTGCGTTTCAAAAAGCTCCCCGGCGTTCAGGTCGGCTTTACGCAGCCGATCTCCGACATGATCCTCGACAAGGTGGCGGGGGCCCACAGCGAGCTCGTAGTGAAAGTCTACGGCAACGACTTCAAGGAGTCGCGCCGCATTGCCAGCGACGTGGTGCGGGTGCTCAAGACGGTCCCCGGAGCGCAGGATGTGGCCATCGATCAGGAGCCGCCTCTGCCCCAGGTGCGTATCACGGTCGATCGCAATGCTGCGGCCCGCTACGGGATCAACGTGGCCGACATTGCCGACCTGATCGGCACCGGCATTGGCGGAAAGCCGATCGCGCAGCTTTTTGTCGAGGAGCGGCACTATGACATCGGCGTGCGCTTTGCCAGCGAAACGCGCAGCGATCCGGAGGCTATCGGAAACCTGGTTCTGACTTCAATGACCGGCGCGCGCATTCCTCTGGCGCAGGTCGCTACGATCCGGCTCGATGACGGCGAAAGTACTATCACACGGGAAATGGGCAAGCGCCACTTGACCGTGCGGCTGGACCTGCGCGGCCGCGACCTGGCGTCGTTCCTCGACGAGGCGAAGAAGAAGATAGACTCGGGCGTCAAATTCGACCACTCCCGCTTCCAGATCACCTGGGGCGGCCAGTTCGAGAACCAGCAGCGAGCTCAGGCCCGCCTGGCTTTGATCCTGCCGATGGTGCTGGCGCTGATGTTCCTGCTCCTGTTCGGGGAATTCCGCAACCTGCGCCACCCGGCGCTGATCCTGCTCGCCGTGCCGCTGGCTGCGCTGGGCGGCCTCATCGCATTGTTCCTCCGAGGCATGACGTTGAACGTCTCGAGCGCGGTCGGCTTTATCGCTTTGTTCGGTGTGGCCGTCCTGAACGCCATCATCATGATTGCCAACCTGAACCGCCGGAAAAGCGAGGAAGGCATATCGCTGAAGGACGCCGTTCTGAACGGCGCCCGCGAACGACTGCGCCCGGTGCTGATGACCGCAACCGTTGCGGCGCTGGGTCTGACCCCTGCCGCCCTGGCCCATGGTCTGGGCAGCGATGTTCAGCGACCGCTCGCAACCGTTGTGGTCGGAGGCCTGGTCACCGCAACCGCGCTGACCTTGCTGCTGCTGCCGGCACTCTATTTCGGGATAGAACAATGGAATGAGAACGCCGACCGGAAGCGCTCTCAGAGCGACGCCGCTGCCGGGTCAGCCACACCATAA
- a CDS encoding TolC family protein yields the protein MRRYKTQKINAVRVALVFMLLTSAPAWAETANTAPPEGTAIPSAPTVTMAAASVSRKVTFREYLQAVEQNSLDLQSQRENVTSAQAGVSIAGVRPDPQLTAGIDSKELYGPNKPNASTATTAGIAITLETAGKHGKRIRAAESNVKLTEANVGDFMRQLDLDSASAFVEACRTQEALARKQSSLQSFQAVVHANETRFKVGDIGMLELRQSRVEADRFAADVTSAGADASAALINLSGLLGKRFDAVFPEGAVDCELKKEPFRFELDDLIRQALENRNDVRVAKAAVENAQANLDLTRANRWIDPVVNVGLINTPRVNPVYDGAGAVTNSPAERSQTLGLTVTIPIPFSRLQRGELIQAGTASRQARLQLDSILLKADTDVRATYTQYEAAAKNVASYSEHVLSDADNVLDGKRTGYRLGAASLLDLLEAQRTADDVYLSYLQSLADLANATVRLQLSAGMRPAL from the coding sequence ATGCGACGTTACAAAACTCAAAAAATTAACGCAGTCCGTGTCGCACTCGTTTTTATGCTATTGACATCAGCGCCTGCATGGGCAGAGACGGCAAACACTGCTCCGCCTGAAGGGACGGCAATCCCTTCCGCTCCGACGGTGACAATGGCTGCGGCATCCGTTTCGCGCAAAGTCACCTTTCGCGAATACCTGCAGGCGGTGGAACAGAACAGTCTCGATCTACAAAGTCAGCGCGAGAATGTGACCAGCGCACAAGCAGGCGTATCGATCGCGGGCGTACGTCCTGATCCGCAATTGACAGCCGGTATCGATTCTAAAGAGCTTTATGGCCCTAACAAGCCGAATGCGTCGACGGCGACAACAGCCGGGATAGCCATCACCCTCGAAACGGCCGGCAAACACGGTAAGCGTATACGCGCTGCTGAAAGCAACGTTAAACTGACGGAGGCCAACGTGGGGGATTTTATGCGCCAGCTTGATCTGGACTCGGCATCGGCATTTGTCGAAGCGTGCCGGACCCAGGAAGCCTTGGCTCGTAAGCAGTCCAGCCTCCAATCGTTTCAGGCTGTCGTACATGCGAACGAGACCCGTTTCAAGGTTGGTGATATCGGCATGCTGGAGCTTCGCCAGTCTCGCGTTGAGGCCGATCGCTTCGCGGCTGATGTCACCTCAGCAGGCGCCGATGCAAGCGCCGCGCTCATCAATCTTTCGGGGCTGCTTGGAAAACGATTTGACGCAGTTTTTCCGGAAGGCGCTGTCGATTGCGAACTCAAAAAGGAGCCTTTTCGATTTGAGCTCGATGACCTGATAAGGCAAGCTCTGGAAAACCGCAACGACGTTCGCGTCGCCAAGGCTGCCGTGGAAAACGCACAGGCCAACCTGGATCTGACACGTGCCAACCGTTGGATTGACCCGGTCGTCAACGTCGGGCTCATCAACACGCCGCGCGTGAATCCGGTTTATGACGGCGCCGGCGCCGTGACCAATTCTCCGGCCGAACGCTCGCAGACACTGGGGCTGACCGTAACTATTCCAATCCCGTTCTCGCGGCTGCAGCGCGGCGAATTGATCCAGGCGGGAACGGCATCAAGACAGGCCCGGCTTCAACTGGATTCGATTCTGCTCAAGGCTGACACGGATGTGCGTGCGACTTACACGCAGTACGAGGCAGCCGCAAAAAATGTTGCAAGCTACTCCGAGCATGTGTTGTCCGATGCCGACAATGTGCTGGATGGGAAACGAACCGGTTATCGCCTGGGAGCTGCTTCGCTTTTAGATCTGCTGGAGGCCCAGCGAACAGCCGACGACGTCTATCTATCATACCTGCAATCCCTCGCCGACCTGGCCAATGCCACGGTGAGGCTGCAACTTAGCGCGGGCATGCGGCCGGCTCTGTGA